In the genome of Bremerella sp. P1, the window GATTTGCAGGGTGACAGAAAGTCGCAGTAAGCTTGTGCCTGAGCGGATCTGGGTGACCGACGGCCGGCCTGAACTCAGGCAGCCGCTTCACGCCTATCGAAGCGAACAGGTTGTCTTACCATGTCGGTGGATCCTGCCCGGCACCCCGAAAGAGCACTTCGCGCGACAGCAATGGGGCTTAGAAATGAGCCGGTCCTGCCACCTGACATAGTTTTATCCTATCAACGACTTCGTTTCGTTACAATATCCCGCAGCGAGGGCAACAGGTCCTGTTCCCTCGCCCCTGAGGGGATCGGGGACAGGACTTTTGCTGTCCAACACGCATAACCGACAAAACCGTTAGACTCGCAGCTGAGAGGGACCCGCCGTGTCGTTGAACTATCCGCTGATTTTCAAGCCGACGTTTCGAGACTATATCTGGGGTGGCCGGCGACTGGGGACGGTGCTCAACAAGCCAATTCCAGCCGAGGGGATCTTTGCTGAAAGCTGGGAAGTCGTCGATCATGGCGAAGACCAAAGTATTGTGGCCAACGGTCCCGAAGCAGGGAAATCGCTGGGGCAACTGGTCCAGGAGTTTCCCCAAGACCTCTTTGGCGTGAAGTCCCCCACCGAGACATTTCCGCTGCTGTTCAAGTTTCTGGATGCCAACCGCGATCTCTCGATTCAGGTGCATCCCGACGACGCCCAAGGGGCTACCCTCGATCCGCCTGACCTGGGCAAGACCGAAGCCTGGTACATCCTCGATGCCCAGCCGGGGGCGAAGGTATACGTCGGCTTGAAAAAAGGAGTTACCCGCGAAGACCTCGCCAAGGCGGTCGAAGAGGACAAAGTCATCGACGCGATGCACGTCCTCGAACCTCAGGCCGGCGATTGCTTGTTCATCCCGGCAACCACCGTGCACGCTCTGGGCAAAGGGCTGCTGGTAGCCGAGATTCAACAGGCCAGTAACACCACGTTTCGCTTGTACGACTGGGGACGCGTGGGGGCCGATGGCAAGCCGCGTGCACTTCACATCGACCAGTCGCTCGAAACCATCGACTACGAAAAGGGACCCGTCCAACCGCAAAAGCCTCAGGCAACGTCCGACGCCAACATCGAGCGTCTCGTCACGTGCGACAAGTTCATCCTTGATCGCTGGGAATTCGACGACCGCAAGTCGATCGGCGACGGCAAACGATTCCATATCGTGGCCATCCTGGAAGGGAAAGTTCGCTCGTCGCATGCCCAGTTGGATCAGGCCCTGGGCAAGGGATCGACCTTCCTGATCCCGGCCGCATGTGGCCCGGTATCCTTGCGGGCTCTGGAACCGACCGTTCTGCTGGACATGTACCTGCCGTGACAGCACCTAGGGCAGGGGAGGTTCTCCATTGCGGCAATCTGGGGAAATCGGTATCGTTCGCGGAAATGACCTCGGGTTTTCCCTCGGAGCCTTTCCCCATGTTGCCTCGCCTCGCGATTATCGGCCTGTTTTTGCTGTCTACGGCCGGCTGCGCTAATTTGGCGAGACCCAACTGGTTCAACCCGGGAACCGTTCAGCAGCAGCGCATAAGAGCTTTGCACAGCGACCCTTACCCGGATACCGATGCCGGACCGGAAATGACGGGCGTTCGTCCTCGCGAATACAGTTCGTCGCTGCCTGAGGCGGTCAAGAACCAGCCATATAGCTTTCTCGATCCTTACGGAAACCCCGCGTTTTAGCAGGTTTACGCTCGCTACCCATGGGCTAAGCAGGACTCCAGGCTTATCATAGAGCCACTAGTTGAAGTCCTTTTATCGCAGTCTGTTTGCCCCATGCCTGGTTCATCGTCATCGCTGGTTCGTCTCCACAAAGTCCTCGCCGAGGCCGGGATCGGTTCGCGCCGCAAGTGCGAAGAGATCATCCAGGAGGGTCGCGTCGAAGTTGACGGAGAATTTGTCACCGAACTGGGCACGTCCGTCGATCCCGCCAAGCAGGAGATCATGGTCGACGGCCAGCGGATTCGCGTCCGCCGCAAGCAGTATTTCATCTTGAACAAGCCGGTCGGTGTGGTCAGTACCAACTTCGACCAGGCAGGCCGTACCCGCGTGATTGACCTCGTTCCGCAAGACGAGCGATTGTTCACCATCGGGCGTCTCGACCGTCAAAGCGAAGGGCTGATCATCATCACCAACGATGGCGAGCTGGCCAATCACCTGGCCCACCCACGCTATGGCGTCCCCAAGACCTACCACGTGGAAGTCGCCGGCGCAGTCACGGTCGAAGAGATCAAGATGATCCAAAGCGGCGTCTACATCGCCGAAGGCTTCATCAAGGCCGAGAGCTGCCGTCTGAAGCAAAAGCGAGGCAAAAGCTCGATCCTCGAGATTGTCCTGCGCGAAGGAAAGAACCGCGAAATTCGCCGTTTGCTCGCCAAAGTGGGGCACAAAGTCCTGCGGTTGAAGCGTGTTTCGATCGGGCCACTGAAACTCGGTGAGGTCCCGGCCGGTGCTTTTCGCGAACTGAAACCCTCGGAAGTCAAAGCGTTGCGGGAAGCCTCGGAAGCCGGTGCAGGCAAGGGTGCTCCCAAGCGAAAGCCAGCCGGTCGCCGCACCACCGGCACCAGCCCGGCCGCTCGCCCAGGCAAGACCACAACCAAAAAAGGAACGACCTTCCGGGGTGGCAAAAAGAAGAAATCGAAGAAGAAGACCACCAACAAGCCTGTTGTCAGCGAATCGCGCCGCGGTCAGGGGCGAGCCGTCAAGCAGAAACAGGCTTCCAAGAAGAAGCAACTCCGCCGCAAATAGAGCCCGATCAAGGATTGCCAGGCCCATGTCCCAGTTTCAATTCCAAGCAACTTCGATCGTCGAAAACGTTCCCCTCTCGGCTCGGATCTATCGGGTTCGCTTCGAGGCCCCCGAGATCGCGGCAAAGATTCAGCCTGGCCAGTTTGTGATGGTCCGCATTGCCGATTGCTTCGATCCGCTCTTGGGCCGGGCGTTCGCACTATACGACGTGATCGCCGGCGAAGACGGACAGCCCAAGTACGTTGACGTCGTCTACCAGGTACACGGAAAGCTCACTTCGCGGCTCAAGCAGCTTGAACCGGGACAGAAGCTGGAAGTCTGGGGACCACTGGGCAACGGCTTTACGATCCCCGAGACCGAGCACCTGATTCTGGTTGCCGGTGGCATCGGGCAGACACCGTTTCTAGCGGTCGCTAAGCAAGTTCTCGGTCAGCAGTCGTACGGAACCGAACCCTTTGACATCAGCAAGCCGAAGAAGGTCACGCTGTGCTACGGGGCCCGCTCGGTTTCGGACTTCGCCGGCCTGGACGACTTCAAGGCAACCGGGATGGACGTGAAGATCTGCACCGACGACGGCAGTGCAGGGCACCACGGGCTGGTTACGGACCTACTGGAGCAATCGCTTGCTGAAGGCGTCGGACAGGCCCAAGTGCTGTGCTGTGGCCCTGAGAAGATGATGGAAGCGGTCAGTAAGCTAACGACCGAGCGAGACGTACCGTGCCAGGTTTCCCTGGAAACGCCCATGGCGTGCGGTATCGGTATCTGCTTCACCTGCGTGGCCCCAGTGCGTCAAGAAGATGGCAGCTGGGACTACAAACGAACATGCGTCGAAGGACCAATCTTCGACGCATGCGAAATTGCTTGGGAGCATGCCTGAGATCTAAAGTTCAGGCAAGCCGCGAGAAAGAACTAGGCGGAAGCCTTGTCTTTGGCGGCCTTGATGTGGTGGTTCAGACGCGACTTCAGGCGCGAAGTGGTCTTCTGGTGCATGACGTTCTTAGCACCAGCTTTGTCCAGCTTCTTCACCGTCGTGCGGAACAGTTCGTCTGCCTTTTCGAATTCGTTGGCCGCGACAGCTTCCCGAACCTTACGGATCGAGGAACGAATCGAGGACTTGACCGCACGGTTGTGGGTACGGCGAACTGCATTCTGGCGAAGACGTTTTTTGGCGCTCTTGGTATTAGGCATGATTGAACCGGGTAATCGGAAACGAACAGTCCTTTGTCAGACTCTTAATGGAAGCTAATTATGATGCCGCATTTACTTGAGTTTGTCTAGGCGTCGCTTCACATCTTTATAGGCTGGATCCATTTTCTCGAGCCTTTTCAGGTACGACGTGGCCGAAGACCACTCTTTAAGCCCCTGGGCGAGCACGCCGGCTCGGTACAGAAGGAGCTTTAATCGCTCGGAACTCAAGCTGTCAGCATAGTTTAGGGCTTCTTCATACGTCTCCATGGCCGTCACAAATTTCTTGCGAGCCTGCAAACACTCTCCCTTGCCCAAGTAGCAAATTGCTAAAAGTTTTTCATCGGCGAGCGAGATTTCGTCGAAGAGCTCCTCGGCCTGGTCGTAATTTCCCATCCGTTTGAGCCGCAAAGCAAGCTCGTATTTGATCAGCAAATCGTTGGGATGACGCTCGTGGCGGCGGGTGTAGATCTCCAATTCCAGTCGGTGGAGGTCGTTCTTGGCCGTTTCGACCAGTTCCAGAAGCTGCGGGCTGGACTGCGACGAGGCCTGGTTCTCGGCCATCTTGTAGCGATGCCGCGCCTTCAGGATGAGCAAATCCTCCTTCTTTTCGGTCAATTCCATCGAATCGCCGAAATGAGCCTGGGCCTCTTTCCAGACCGACTCGGCCTCAAAGAATTTGCCTTCCTCGACCCACAAATCGATCAATTTGAAGTAGTTCTCGAGTTGATCGGGGTCCTCCTCGATCTTTGCTTTCAGTTTTTGTTTCTCATTCAGTTCGATCTTCGTGGCCGGACGTTCCTGCACTTCCGACTTGCTTTCACCTTCACCTTGGGTGGCTTGTCGACGACGAACTTTGGCGGCATCGGCGGGATCGATCCGGTTGGTGACCGTGGCCAAGCCTTTGGCTCGGCGTTCGCGGTCGATTGTCAGCTGCGAAATCATCTGATTCGCTTCTTTGTCGCCGCGATTTTTATCTTCAATGAAGTGCCACAGGGAAATAGCCTGA includes:
- a CDS encoding pseudouridine synthase — its product is MPGSSSSLVRLHKVLAEAGIGSRRKCEEIIQEGRVEVDGEFVTELGTSVDPAKQEIMVDGQRIRVRRKQYFILNKPVGVVSTNFDQAGRTRVIDLVPQDERLFTIGRLDRQSEGLIIITNDGELANHLAHPRYGVPKTYHVEVAGAVTVEEIKMIQSGVYIAEGFIKAESCRLKQKRGKSSILEIVLREGKNREIRRLLAKVGHKVLRLKRVSIGPLKLGEVPAGAFRELKPSEVKALREASEAGAGKGAPKRKPAGRRTTGTSPAARPGKTTTKKGTTFRGGKKKKSKKKTTNKPVVSESRRGQGRAVKQKQASKKKQLRRK
- a CDS encoding tetratricopeptide repeat protein: MSDGGSFSVSEDADYEVSPALRKQLQQLFDHAMQMMSKPKYDYDYAHSLLGDCCKRDPANLVYVEKMLENLDLKFKGKKKGSLFSGFGGKGGLKKALAAKKWQDVIKEGIDLLKSNPYDSVTLRGMVDACEAMRYNEVGLRYMKNAMDGSPGDMEVMRHCARYLGRVGQFDQAISLWHFIEDKNRGDKEANQMISQLTIDRERRAKGLATVTNRIDPADAAKVRRRQATQGEGESKSEVQERPATKIELNEKQKLKAKIEEDPDQLENYFKLIDLWVEEGKFFEAESVWKEAQAHFGDSMELTEKKEDLLILKARHRYKMAENQASSQSSPQLLELVETAKNDLHRLELEIYTRRHERHPNDLLIKYELALRLKRMGNYDQAEELFDEISLADEKLLAICYLGKGECLQARKKFVTAMETYEEALNYADSLSSERLKLLLYRAGVLAQGLKEWSSATSYLKRLEKMDPAYKDVKRRLDKLK
- a CDS encoding type I phosphomannose isomerase catalytic subunit is translated as MSLNYPLIFKPTFRDYIWGGRRLGTVLNKPIPAEGIFAESWEVVDHGEDQSIVANGPEAGKSLGQLVQEFPQDLFGVKSPTETFPLLFKFLDANRDLSIQVHPDDAQGATLDPPDLGKTEAWYILDAQPGAKVYVGLKKGVTREDLAKAVEEDKVIDAMHVLEPQAGDCLFIPATTVHALGKGLLVAEIQQASNTTFRLYDWGRVGADGKPRALHIDQSLETIDYEKGPVQPQKPQATSDANIERLVTCDKFILDRWEFDDRKSIGDGKRFHIVAILEGKVRSSHAQLDQALGKGSTFLIPAACGPVSLRALEPTVLLDMYLP
- a CDS encoding dihydroorotate dehydrogenase electron transfer subunit; amino-acid sequence: MSQFQFQATSIVENVPLSARIYRVRFEAPEIAAKIQPGQFVMVRIADCFDPLLGRAFALYDVIAGEDGQPKYVDVVYQVHGKLTSRLKQLEPGQKLEVWGPLGNGFTIPETEHLILVAGGIGQTPFLAVAKQVLGQQSYGTEPFDISKPKKVTLCYGARSVSDFAGLDDFKATGMDVKICTDDGSAGHHGLVTDLLEQSLAEGVGQAQVLCCGPEKMMEAVSKLTTERDVPCQVSLETPMACGIGICFTCVAPVRQEDGSWDYKRTCVEGPIFDACEIAWEHA
- the rpsT gene encoding 30S ribosomal protein S20, with translation MPNTKSAKKRLRQNAVRRTHNRAVKSSIRSSIRKVREAVAANEFEKADELFRTTVKKLDKAGAKNVMHQKTTSRLKSRLNHHIKAAKDKASA